The sequence GATTGTAGCGCGCTCTTGTGTGGGTGGCATCCACGATAATGGATTTACTTTTGATGATTTCCTTTTCAATGGCTATTTCAACAGTTTTATTGATAAGCATATCCAATAAGTTTATATTTTCTAAGCGTAGTTTTCGAAATTTCGTAAGAGAACTTGGCTCTATCACCGACTCTTCAGGAGCCATATTTAGAAAATACTTAAAGGACATGTCATATTTTGAGCGTTCCACCACATCTACATCCGACAAGTCATAAATCGTTTTTAGTAATAAATACTTAAACATGCGAATGGGATCGATAGCATTTCTACCGTTATTATGGCAATATTTATCTTTAAGCTCACCATAAACAAAAGAGAAGTCGACCAGATCATTAATTCTACGGAGTAAATTTTCCTTTGGAACGACCAAATTATATATCTCCATATATGGACTTAAAATCATTGACTGTTGATTTTGTATCATAGCACCCACCCAATTCTTAATTGATACTTCAATTATACAGCAAAAAAAGCATAATTACCTTAGTGTTTAAGGAATTATGCCTTTTTTCGCTTTGAAGGGACTTTTTCAGTGCCCTCACATAGGCTCTCTTGTTTTTTATATATACCTTTTATAACAATAAAACTACTAAATCATTTCCTTTTTAAAAGAAATAGATTCCTAATTGTAGGAAATGTTTACTGGCAATATAATGAGACTATAAAATAAAAAGGGGGTATTTATAAATGAGTGTAAAAAAAATGAGTGCTTGGGAGTTCTTTCAAACCCTTGGGAAAACTTTTATGTTACCAGTTGCCCTATTGGCAGCTATGGGTATCTTGTTAGGAATTGGTTCTGCTTTCACAGGTGGAACAACTATTGAAATGTTTCCTTTTTTAGGGGCACCTTTCTTACAACAATTATTTAATTTTATGATTAGTATAAGTTTAGTTGCTTTTTCATATTTACCGTTGTTATTCGCGGTGGCGATACCACTTGGCATGGCAAGGGAAAATAAGCAAATAGCTGCTTTTGCAGGGCTTGTAGGTTTTATAGCAATGCATCTAGGTACGAATTTCCTTTTATCTGCAAGGGGTATACTTGATTCTGTAGATACTAAAATGATATTAGGTATACAAAGCATTGATACAGGAGTACTTGGAGGGTTATTCTGTGGTATTATAGTATTTTTTATTCACGAGAGATTTCAACACATTGAACTTTCAGATGCATTTACTTTCTTTAGCGGGACTAGGTTTGTAGCAATTGCCACAACCTTAATAATGGCGATTATCGGTTTGATGGTACCATTTGTATGGCCAATTATGGCAAGGGGTATAGCACAAGTGGGAAATATGATTCAAAAAGCTGGACCTTTTGGGCCATTTTTGTTTGGAGCTGGTGAACGCTTACTATTGCCATTTGGTCTTCATCATATACTAGTTGCTACAATAAGATTTACTGAAGCAGGAGGTACATATATAACAGAATCAGGAGAGTCTATCCACGGTGCTTTGAATATATTCTATAACCAGTTCTCACAGGGAGCAGAATACGTATCTCCAGAATTCACAAGATTTTTATCTCAAGGGAAAATGCCAACATTTTTATTTGGTTTATCTGGTGCCGCTTTTGCTATGTATAAAACTGCATACTTAGAAAACAAAAACAAAATAAAAGGACTTCTAATTTCAGCAGTTATTGCTGCCGCAGTGGGAGGTATAACTGAACCAATAGAATTTATCTTTTTATTTATTGCACCAGCATTGTATCTATTCCATGCCTTCATGACAGGTTTAGGTTTTATGGTTATGGGATTGCTAAATGTAGCCATAGGTAACACAGACGGTAATATTATTGACTTCTTTGTATTTGGTGTGCTTCAGGGTACATGGACAAAATGGTATATGGTAATACTGGTAGGTATAGTATGGTTTGCAGTATATTACTTTGTATTCAAATGGTATATTGAGAAGAAAAATATACCTACCCCTGGTAGGGAAAATTCAGAAGTTAGTAATAATGTTGTTGAAAGTGGCGATATTGCAGGCTATTCAGCTAAAGTTATGCTCGAAGCCTTAGGTGGTAAAGGCAACATAGATGTTCTAGATAATTGCATTACAAGACTTAGACTGGTTGTTAAAGATTCAAATATTATTGATGTTGAGGCAGTAAAAAGAGCA comes from Alkalicella caledoniensis and encodes:
- the malX gene encoding maltose/glucose-specific PTS transporter subunit IIBC — translated: MSVKKMSAWEFFQTLGKTFMLPVALLAAMGILLGIGSAFTGGTTIEMFPFLGAPFLQQLFNFMISISLVAFSYLPLLFAVAIPLGMARENKQIAAFAGLVGFIAMHLGTNFLLSARGILDSVDTKMILGIQSIDTGVLGGLFCGIIVFFIHERFQHIELSDAFTFFSGTRFVAIATTLIMAIIGLMVPFVWPIMARGIAQVGNMIQKAGPFGPFLFGAGERLLLPFGLHHILVATIRFTEAGGTYITESGESIHGALNIFYNQFSQGAEYVSPEFTRFLSQGKMPTFLFGLSGAAFAMYKTAYLENKNKIKGLLISAVIAAAVGGITEPIEFIFLFIAPALYLFHAFMTGLGFMVMGLLNVAIGNTDGNIIDFFVFGVLQGTWTKWYMVILVGIVWFAVYYFVFKWYIEKKNIPTPGRENSEVSNNVVESGDIAGYSAKVMLEALGGKGNIDVLDNCITRLRLVVKDSNIIDVEAVKRAGAINVVKLDETNVQVIIGPKVQVLKRQLDKLI